The Terriglobia bacterium sequence GCAGGATCATGCAGTGCAGGACATAAAACCGGAGCAGCGCGTTGGCGTTTACCAGGTTGCCGCCGAGCATCAGGAAGCGGATTTTCGCGCCGAACAGCGGAACCGCCGACGCGATGTTGCTGCCCACCGTGACCGCCCAGTACGAGAGCTGGTCCCACGGCAGCAGGTAGCCGGTGTAACTGAGCAGCAGCGTGATCAGCAGCAGCACCACGCCGATTACCCAGTTGAATTCGCGCGGCGGGCGATACGCGCCACGATAGAACACCCGGAACATGTGCGCGAACACCAGGAACACCATCGCGTGCGCCGACCAGCGGTGTAGGTTGCGCAGAAAGACTCCCGAAGACACTACAAACTGCAGGTCCTTCATGTCGGCGTAGGCCTGCGGCACCGACGGGTGGTAGTACAGCATCAGCAGAATTCCGGTGATAACGAGAATGACGAATGTGCCGAAGGTCAGCGTCCCCAGATACCAGGTGACGCTGAAGTCCAGCGCGCGCCGCCGCGCCTTGGCCGAGAACAGGTGCAGAAAAACGTTCTGTTGGATGGCGAGCACGTCGTGCAGCCGGGTGCCGCCGCGCCCGCTGCGGAAGATGGAGCGCCATGCGCGGCTGGCGCGAACGGTTTCGAAATAAGTGCCTAGAGTCTTCGCCATAACTAAACCTTTACCAACTGCCGCGACGAAAGCACGACGGCACGGTCCACCATCAGGTCGCCTTCGTCGCTGAGCCACATGCGAAACCGTGGCAGGGGCCTGGGAGCGGGACCCGCAATCTTGGTGCCGTCGCGTTTGAATTTGCTGCCGTGACACGGGCAGGCGATGATGCCAAGTTCCGGCTTCCAGGCGGTCAGGCATCCCAGGTGCGTGCAGGTGGCCTGCAGAGCGTAAAAACCTTGCGCGCTGTTGACGATGAAAATGGCGGCCTGGGGATCGAGGGTGACCGAGTCCGGCGGATAGGCATCGGGCTTGCCGGCGTTCACTATCGGGGACGGCTCATAGAGCACGTTGGGTGAGAGAAACTGGTAGGCGAACGCGGCCGTGCCCGCCGCCGCGACAGCAACCGAGCCGATGCCGATCTTGACAAAGAACTGGCGCCGGCCTAGGCCCGCCTCTTCTTTTTTATCGTCCTTCGACATAACTTTCCTTCACTTACCTGCGGTTGGCGCCCCTGCCTGCTTCACGTCCATCG is a genomic window containing:
- a CDS encoding cytochrome b N-terminal domain-containing protein, which codes for MAKTLGTYFETVRASRAWRSIFRSGRGGTRLHDVLAIQQNVFLHLFSAKARRRALDFSVTWYLGTLTFGTFVILVITGILLMLYYHPSVPQAYADMKDLQFVVSSGVFLRNLHRWSAHAMVFLVFAHMFRVFYRGAYRPPREFNWVIGVVLLLITLLLSYTGYLLPWDQLSYWAVTVGSNIASAVPLFGAKIRFLMLGGNLVNANALLRFYVLHCMILPLTAIAIIAIHFWRIRKDGGLYAGAPHKPETK
- a CDS encoding Rieske (2Fe-2S) protein gives rise to the protein MSKDDKKEEAGLGRRQFFVKIGIGSVAVAAAGTAAFAYQFLSPNVLYEPSPIVNAGKPDAYPPDSVTLDPQAAIFIVNSAQGFYALQATCTHLGCLTAWKPELGIIACPCHGSKFKRDGTKIAGPAPRPLPRFRMWLSDEGDLMVDRAVVLSSRQLVKV